The following proteins are encoded in a genomic region of Dyadobacter sp. UC 10:
- a CDS encoding DUF6814 family protein, with amino-acid sequence MNALKKFLGLVWMLLGPVIILFLFMQAADKIGLAAEGIDRTNTTLQWSIIILIFIPICAGLVIFGYYAWKGEYEHLPESSSEL; translated from the coding sequence ATGAATGCTTTAAAGAAATTTCTGGGTTTGGTCTGGATGTTGTTGGGACCTGTAATTATCCTCTTTTTATTTATGCAGGCAGCCGATAAGATTGGTCTGGCAGCAGAGGGAATAGACCGTACGAACACTACTTTGCAGTGGTCTATCATCATATTGATTTTTATTCCGATTTGCGCAGGACTGGTGATTTTCGGTTATTACGCCTGGAAAGGCGAGTACGAACACTTGCCGGAAAGTTCATCGGAATTGTAG